From a single Tenuifilum sp. 4138str genomic region:
- a CDS encoding acyl-CoA carboxylase subunit beta, giving the protein MSTQEQKIKELIDLREKAKLGGGPKRIEAQHKKGKYTARERIDMLLDEGSFEEFDMFVSHRCIDFGLDKESYLSDGVVTGYGTIDGRLVYVFSQDFTVFGGSLSEMFAAKICKIMDMAMKVGAPVIGINDSGGARIQEGVKSLGGYADIFQRNILASGVIPQISAIFGPCAGGAVYSPALTDFIIMSRNTSYMFVTGPKVVKTVTGETVSSEELGGAGVHSTKSGVAHFVSETEEEGIMLIRKLLSYLPQNNLEEPPLMPCNDPIDRLEDALNEIIPDSPNKPYDVKEVIGAIVDNGEFLELQRDYAPNIVTCFARFNGQSVGIVANQPKYLAGVLDINASRKAARFVRFCDAFNIPIVTLVDVPGFLPGTGQEYNGIIIHGAKLLYAYGEATVPKVTVILRKAYGGAYDVMSSKHLRGDINYAWPSAEIAVMGPKGAIEVLLSRELETIEDEKAKVEFLLRKEQEYKEKFANPYVAAKFGYLDDVIEPRNTRFRIIRALQSLATKKDTNPPKKHSNLPL; this is encoded by the coding sequence ATGAGCACACAGGAGCAAAAAATCAAAGAACTTATTGATTTAAGGGAAAAAGCAAAACTTGGCGGAGGCCCCAAGCGTATTGAGGCTCAGCATAAAAAAGGAAAATACACAGCACGCGAGCGTATCGATATGCTGCTCGATGAGGGTAGTTTTGAAGAGTTCGATATGTTTGTTTCGCACCGCTGTATCGATTTTGGTCTCGATAAGGAGAGCTACCTATCTGACGGTGTAGTAACCGGCTACGGCACCATTGATGGCCGATTGGTTTACGTATTTTCACAAGATTTTACAGTGTTTGGAGGCTCACTATCGGAGATGTTTGCCGCTAAAATCTGCAAGATCATGGATATGGCCATGAAAGTTGGTGCTCCGGTAATCGGTATCAACGATAGCGGCGGCGCTCGAATTCAGGAAGGAGTAAAAAGTTTAGGCGGATATGCCGATATTTTTCAGCGTAACATTTTAGCCTCGGGTGTTATACCCCAGATATCAGCCATTTTTGGTCCATGCGCCGGTGGGGCGGTTTATTCACCCGCTCTTACTGACTTCATCATCATGTCGCGTAATACCAGCTACATGTTTGTTACTGGTCCAAAGGTGGTTAAAACTGTGACCGGTGAGACTGTTTCATCCGAGGAACTTGGTGGTGCTGGGGTTCATTCCACAAAATCGGGGGTTGCACATTTTGTATCCGAAACCGAGGAGGAAGGCATTATGCTTATCCGCAAGCTCTTGAGCTACCTGCCCCAAAACAACCTTGAGGAGCCACCGCTAATGCCCTGCAACGATCCTATCGATCGGTTGGAGGATGCCCTAAACGAGATTATCCCCGATAGCCCAAACAAGCCATACGATGTAAAAGAAGTAATTGGAGCTATTGTTGATAATGGCGAGTTCTTGGAGTTGCAGCGCGACTATGCACCCAATATTGTAACCTGTTTTGCCCGTTTCAACGGACAGTCGGTGGGAATTGTGGCCAACCAACCCAAATACCTTGCCGGTGTGCTCGATATCAATGCTTCCCGCAAAGCTGCTCGCTTTGTAAGGTTCTGCGATGCATTCAATATTCCTATAGTTACACTTGTTGATGTTCCGGGCTTTTTGCCAGGTACCGGCCAGGAGTACAATGGTATCATAATACATGGAGCAAAACTTCTTTACGCCTACGGCGAGGCTACTGTTCCTAAGGTTACGGTAATATTACGTAAAGCCTACGGCGGCGCTTACGATGTGATGAGCTCAAAGCACCTGCGTGGCGATATCAACTACGCTTGGCCAAGTGCTGAAATAGCGGTTATGGGACCCAAGGGTGCCATTGAGGTATTACTTAGCCGTGAGTTGGAAACCATTGAGGATGAAAAAGCTAAGGTTGAGTTCCTGCTTCGCAAGGAACAGGAGTACAAGGAAAAGTTTGCTAACCCATACGTAGCAGCCAAGTTTGGTTACCTCGACGATGTGATTGAACCGCGCAACACCCGCTTCCGCATAATAAGGGCGTTACAGTCGTTAGCAACCAAAAAGGATACCAACCCACCAAAGAAACACTCTAACCTACCGTTGTAA
- the mce gene encoding methylmalonyl-CoA epimerase, with the protein MSISHIEHIGIAVKSLEESIPFYEKVLGLKCYNIEEVKDQKVKTAFFLVGQTKIELLESTDPEGPIGKFIEKKGEGIHHIAFAVKDIEEQLKRMEEQGVTLIDKAPRKGAEGLDIAFLHPKSTLGVLTELCEDKNK; encoded by the coding sequence ATGAGCATATCACACATTGAACACATCGGTATAGCCGTTAAAAGTCTTGAGGAATCGATTCCTTTCTACGAAAAGGTACTGGGTTTAAAGTGTTACAATATTGAAGAGGTAAAGGATCAGAAGGTTAAGACAGCCTTTTTCCTGGTTGGCCAGACCAAAATAGAATTGCTTGAATCTACAGACCCTGAAGGGCCAATAGGAAAATTCATTGAGAAAAAGGGTGAGGGTATCCACCATATTGCTTTTGCTGTAAAAGATATTGAGGAGCAGTTAAAGCGCATGGAGGAGCAGGGAGTAACCCTTATCGATAAAGCTCCCCGTAAGGGTGCTGAAGGGCTTGATATTGCTTTCCTTCATCCGAAGTCAACCCTGGGCGTATTAACTGAGCTTTGCGAGGATAAAAATAAGTAA
- a CDS encoding 30S ribosomal protein THX: MGKGDKKTRRGKIFLGSFGNTRPKKSKVRKEKRDKAKVQAK; this comes from the coding sequence ATGGGAAAAGGCGATAAAAAAACCCGCAGGGGTAAAATATTTTTGGGTTCGTTTGGCAACACCCGCCCAAAAAAATCAAAAGTTCGTAAGGAAAAACGCGATAAGGCTAAAGTCCAAGCAAAGTAA